tttatatatatatatatatatatatatatacaaacacagacacacacacctatacatatacacacacatatgaatacatatatacacacacatatatatacatatgtgtatatatgtgtgtatatatacacatacacacacatttttttttacacacacacacatatatatatatatatacatacacaaacacagacacacacacacacctatacatttacacacatatgaatacatatatacacacatatatatacatgtgtatatatgtgtgtatatatacacatacacacacattttttttacatatatatatatatatatatatatatatatatatatatagtgtgtttATCGGAGAGTCGTCGTACCTCCACTGCGCCCTCCAGCGCCTCGCTCTTCCAGGGCAGCTTGACGTTCCCAGACAGCGATCTGTGCTGGGACAAGTTGTCCTTGTTGatcaccttcacctccaccagtTCACGCTGGCTCTGAACTGatcacagccacaaacacaacacgacGTTAGGCTCCTACACCACAACCGGACCAGTCACGACGGCTCACGACTCAGGTCTCTGATACGAGGAgcatttcaaaactaaaaccGTCTCCGTCCAGGTGATCATTTTAGATCCGTATCAGAAATAATCGCCGTCATACACCCGACAACACACATCACGTGACCGCTCTCGTACACCGGTCATGtggtgaaaacaggaagtagattgtctcctctgcggTTGGTTGCTAACCCTGCGTTGTAAGATGTGATCAGATTACCTGGTTCAGTAAAATATAATCAGATTACCTGTTTGGGGTAAAATGTAATCAGATTACCTGTTGGTGTAAATTGTTATCGGATTACCTGTGCCACAGGAGAGCTGGCGGAAGTGTCCCGACATGATCTCGGTGCCGGTGTTGTGCAGGACGAAGTGCAGGGTGAATCCGTGAAGGCCGAACGCCGGGTCGGAATCACACGAGGGGGGCGGTCGGTCCTCGGGCTCGTAGTACGGGCTGAtcgacagagaagaagaagaagaagaagaagaatcagccACTTTAGTAGCGAcgataataattaatattatactATTCTAGTTCCTGTTGTGAACGtatcatctgtttgtttgttggtctAAGGCGTGAACTCACCAGGCTGGAGATCCCAGAAGACTTTTCTCCACCAGCTTGTGGAGGTGCAGGCAAACCATGATGAAGGCAACAATGCTCTGaccctgtacacacacacacgcacacacacgcacacatgtttATGTTCTTAATATAAAGAAgtgagaaaaaagggaaaggaaaactactgtaatcatttcattatgacatcatcatgacattgTTTATACCACGTGATGATGCATGATTGGTTTATCCCAATAGTTTAACAACAAACCAGAcctttgatttatttagttCTAGCAAAGTCTAGTAAACACTCACCCTCCAGACGCCGATGATGACGCCGGGCGACGGATGCAACAGCTTGATCAGTCTGTCTCTGCCCAGGAAGTGCCAGGGCCGAGTCTTCATGTCCACCTTTAAGATCAGCGATCGCCAGTCGGGcctgatgatggaggaggagggggaggagaggaaggacagggTGGaggcgaggaggtggaggggaggaggtggaatgGAACGAGTCCTGCTGCTACCTGACTCTGGGGCTCCTCGGCGCCTCCCTCCGGACGCCGTGCAGCTGGATGCTGCTGATGTGGTGGCAGCTGGCGAAGCTGCCTCTGCTCCAGCTGATGATCACGGACGACTCGAAGAAGAACGCTCGGCTGTGCTGCAACCGGCTCTCCTGGCCCCAGCTGTCGCGCAGCGTCAGCTCCCAGCTCACGTTCAGGTTCctgacaggggaaaaaaacatcaacaacaacgaTCTCATCCGTGAGATCATGTAAACAACTACTTCACAAGTGAGAAGCCTGGTACCTGAGGACCCACTCCGTCTGGCTGGGCAGCCCCGTGTACGGGCTGATGTCTCTCAGCTCCCTCCTCCACATGTTCACGTCGTGTCCAGTCACGGTCCTGAGGTAGATCATCTTCCAGTGGCCCGGCGACAGGTCGCCCGCCTCCGCCGCCGCACCGGCCGCAGACTTCGGCCTCCACATGTGCCTCCCGAACTCCGACATGAAAATCCTACGCCACATGGCGCTGCAGCGAAAGAAGGTTACGGTTAGACAActgttccatttaaaaaaaacaaaattaaatctaGACAATTATGACTTTtgattaaagccccagtgtgtaatatttagaagaacttattcacaaaaatgtaataaattgtCTGTAACtctgtgtgttcatacatgAGTTAGATATcgttccatgaggtggaccgacctccgtgtgagtctccatgtttctacgtcgtgttgaatacgtttTTTGAACTAAACGCCCCAGAAAACGTCGCGTTTGCCGAAAACCGGAAATGGAAACAACACCGACAccaaagtgtcccctgtcagtcgcTCAGTTTGGTTGCGGTTTTTCAACTTTGTCACCGGATGCGGCCAGAAAATTGACAAAattgacacactggggctttaaaactGTTTCCGGTCTTCACAGTCGACTCTTGTCTGACTCACTCATCGCTGGCGAGCCGGTGGAAGAGTTTGCTGACGTGGCCGATGGAGAACAGCGAGGAGGCGTCCAGGTGCGACAGAATCTTGATCAGGATCTCCGGCGGGagcctgaagaggaggaaacaaaggcGTTCCCGCAAAGAAGCGGACGCCAGCAAAACTTTGctgcttgtatttttttttacaagcgtACCCTAGAAATGACAATCTTCAACATTACATAAACATTTGTATCAACCACATAGAAGGTAGATAAAGATgccatcgccccctggtggtttcAGTCATTTTAGGCAGTTATTTTCTTTACGCAAGTGACATTCAGAGGTTTAATCGTCATGTTTGCTTCATATATTGATTACTAGCGACAGGACACTGGCGGGTGGAGATGATTTGTTGCGTCTGTGGTTTTAGCAATCTCACCTTTCCACAAAGTTTTCCTTGGGTGGAGGTTTGACTGAGTGACACTCTCGTCTTGCTTCGAGGCAGCTGACAGtgcaaatgaaaatatcaattaGTGTCAATtcttcaaagaagaaaaaaggtaaagggtgttttttaaaatggcgGTCGTCTCACCTGGGGTCGCGGCTCCCGCAGGTGAGACTCGCCTCTGACGTGGGCGGTCTCCGCCTCCCTCTGCCGCCCGCCGGCCTCTCGTCCGGACCGGGGCTTCCTCTGCCACGAGCCGCCGGTCGTCGACACGGAGCCGGCTGAGCGGGCCGCCGCTCCAGACCCGTCCGCAAACTCCGGAAGAAGTCCCCGCGTCCCGCCGCCATCATCGCGGCTGTGATTGATTTTCACCGCCAGTCGCGACTTCCGGTccgctttttatttttttttatttttcacattaaaataaaatcgATGTTTCCGACAAGCGCGAAGTCAACAGCTAGATGGCGCTTGGTCGTGATGTGTCGACGTCGCGTctattcctcttcttcttcctcttcttcttccttccgtTGGGCAAAAGTGAAACCGAAAATAACATCCGGCGTCGGGCGCCGCCATTTTGCGATTTTGACGTCATTaattggagccagagtctgcgcagtagtgaTCCCGATGATACACgcgctcgaccaatcacgagtcagtctcaggTGTCAATCATCATCAAGTTCCCCCCCAGTTTTAATAGTGTCAATAttccaaacaaacagcaacGTGATAATAAATAGTTTTCCTCTTGTTTGGttcatgtcccatctgctaacatggagggggcggggcttatgaacTATACTGCAACCAGGGGGCTGTAATGGCAACTTGGACGCTGCACAGGCTGAGAATAATTTAGCAGGGAGGTAACGGTAGTGCAGGAAAAGCAAAGGCATAACGTGAACAGGGAAATGTAAGGTCGTATCACGAAGACAAACACTATACAACGTATTCATTTGCCATCCAACGAAAAACTTTTCCGAAAGTGTCAGTAAACACGTCAAAACTCGTAGAACGTGTAAAATCATTGTTATGGCAGCTTGTGTTGTATAGTTCTTATTATGGTTCTTATTTCTGTCTTCGTCACTGTGTAGTTTGTAAAGTGTGAGCTGGTGTTGTGTAgtgttgtgatgtgatgtgatgtgttgtgttgtgttgtgtctagTATGTCTAGTGTTGCGTTGTGTTGTAATGATTAGGCCTCTGGGGGGAAAAGGCCTCTGTCATGTGTTTTCAGGTGACACACGTAGCTCTGCTATCGTGTGTTGCCTGCGTGAGTGTTACATAAGTGTGCGCCCTCTCtgtaatttaactaaaagcTGTGCAACctgagaccacacacacacacacacacacacacacacacacacacacacacacacatcgattGAACAGACATCATTGTCAGTGTCTCGCTGCCCAGAAGCAACACCACGACACTCTCCTGTGTCTCTGCATGATGTAAACACGTTGTTGGTCTCCAGGCAGCTTGATAAACAATCTCACGCTGTGTAAAAGTGAGGAGGACGTCCTCACGTGGAAACACTAGATGAAGCAGAGACGAAGagacgaagagatgaagagatgaagagatgaggagCACCGCTCTGCTCTGTTACGCCTTCAGCATCGCTTCTAGTTTTCCGGGAGCCGAAGAGGACGAAGAACTGTCATCGTCCTCCAGACGAGAAGAGTCGTCCTCTGGTGTTGGTGGTGAGCATCACTGTTGTTTCTATGGTTACCTGCGTAATGCCGATGTAAACGGAgatgaaatcatgtttttacatcaaaaaccttatttcaaagtcaaattactagatattttttttttatcatttgaagCTTCAGAAAAAAGCCTTTAATTTATTCAGAGCGGACAAAGCAAATTAACAGATACAGAAAAGTTTTTTAAGGTATAATAATTGTATTGGAAAGCTCCAAGTAGAGACAAACTGACtgtctggatggatggattgttgGTAGGTCAAatgttttaagtatttattattaatgataataataactaaccattgacaaaagaaaactataaatcataaataaagcacaaaatagattttaagaaaaagaaagcagagacTAAATAGTTTTATTATGTGCTGAATATACACtgacaatataataatacaaaaaatatatatatttaatatgtagGCTACATAATAGCAGTAATAAGAATTATATTATAGTTATTAtaatgtttgtaatgttttgtgTATATTAAGACAGCCTATTGTCAGGTTGTTTGTATTTCATAATGTCATAATGTTAAAACTGTTTGATACATtgtaatactactactactatactactaatgataataataacataataataacataataataataataataataataagtattaTTATAAGCTGTTAtagcaacataaataaatgtgtttactttatttgaattttttttttaatttattgttgttttgatatAAAAACcgagggaggggagaaggaaCTGTGCgttaaaatgttattgttattattattattagtagtagtagtagtgaagagtggaggagggaggggctgtATAAAGGGGAGGGGTctgatgaggaaggggaggggctgCGGGCGGAGGAAGAGGCGGGGTCCCGGTCCGTCGGTGTCCAGAGGCAGAGGAGCGGCCGCCATGTTAACCAAGAAGCCCGGAGCCTCGGTCCATCCGACGGGTGAGCGCAGCCTCTGTCGCCGGCCGGAGGGCGTCTGAGCCCCGGGCCGCCGTTAGTGACCCGCGGGGGGGGCCGAGGGGGGCCGAGGGGGGGCGGAAGGAACGACCGTGGAGGCGGACGCGGCTTCGGGTCCAGACGAGCCGGTTTATTTTTAGCTCCACAGCCGAAGGAGACGGCTCCTCTCCGGGCGCCCGACGCGTCGCCGAGCCGCTGGAACAACAACACGGTCCGCAGCCGCGTTCGTCGAACTTCCTGTTCGCGTCGCTGCAGGTCGACGGTTCCGAGTCGTGGGTGTCCGGCGCCTCGGCTCGACGCGGCTCCGTGGGGCTCCGCTGGTGCGCGGGGTCCTTTAGCCCCTTTTAGCTTCTGTCAGGCTTCATGTCGGGCTGTGACAGACGCcacatgctacatgctacatgctaacgTCGTCCGGCGCTGTCACATGTTAATGACATGTTCGTGTACAAgtggccgctgctgctgctcataaGCCGCTAACGTCGCTATTCATAGTCCACGATATCGGCCGATGCCAGTCGGATCGGgatcggccgatatgtttacCGATGTGATAATATTGTAGTAATGCAGAACaataatgtgcatgtgtgtttacattgaacgttaattcaagttctatatatttggttgtattttctttttattcatagttatttgaGGTTGAACataaatatcaagcctcaattccATTTCTTTGTCGTAAAGGgttgataacgacatcttaggaaaaattgacaaatatatatatatatatatatatatatatatatatatatatatacacatatatattagagcccgaccgatatggatttttgggagtacaagatttcccaAACAGATAcatagatatactgtatgttttagtCTTTCAATggttcctaagatgtcgttatcaaacctttacgaCGAAGAAATggaattgaggcttgatattttagtttagccATAAACTTAGTTATAAATAACtcaacacaaatatatagaacctgaatttagaaaataaatgtcatttattttttacgtaaaatgttaacataaatgcAGGTTTTAGAGCTGGACCAATATATCGGTCTGgctctaaatatatataaatatatatatatatatatatatcgggtGATGTATTGGTATCTGAAATTTTGGACTACCTAATATCGGCATCCGCCCCCAAacatccatatcggtcgggctctaatttacaCCATCAGCAGACATTGACTTTGTTGTGTAGTGGTTTCTATcgtggtgatgtcactgtcagGATGATTGGACATAAGTTAGATGTAAACATTATGTTTCTTTGGTTGCATGCAGCGATTAGAGTAGAGTCCATGTACCGGGGGGCTGATGTGACTGTATTGTAACGCTCATGAAACTGCATATACGCAATTTATTTTCGTTCCATTTTGTGTTCTGGTTTCCTGCAGCAGTGAAGCATCtaacagttgttttcattattgttcaatctgctgatttttttcctcttccagatTGATCgatttcacattttgtcacacaAACTTTAGATTTAGTTTACTTTCATTCGTCACCAAGGAAAATCATCGCGTTGgcttagaaaataaaacacgaATAACTGAAATATTCTAACATCAAAACATTGTCAGATTAAGTTACTATCGTAACTCATAAATCCTTTGATGTGTTATTACAACGCAAAAAGACGTTACGCTCTCAAAATTTCGTTAGACGCAGTCGACACTGTGAAACCTGGAATCAAATGACGATTTTGATAAAAGAGGCAATTTTTGTCCTCGCTCTCCGTCGCCATCGCCGTCCAAACTTCTCGCTGGCGCAGAGTTTCCCACTCGTCCGGTCGAG
This region of Scophthalmus maximus strain ysfricsl-2021 chromosome 12, ASM2237912v1, whole genome shotgun sequence genomic DNA includes:
- the LOC118287355 gene encoding F-box only protein 15-like isoform X1, producing the protein MMAAGRGDFFRSLRTGLERRPAQPAPCRRPAARGRGSPGPDERPAGGRGRRRPPTSEASLTCGSRDPSCLEARRECHSVKPPPKENFVERLPPEILIKILSHLDASSLFSIGHVSKLFHRLASDDAMWRRIFMSEFGRHMWRPKSAAGAAAEAGDLSPGHWKMIYLRTVTGHDVNMWRRELRDISPYTGLPSQTEWVLRNLNVSWELTLRDSWGQESRLQHSRAFFFESSVIISWSRGSFASCHHISSIQLHGVRREAPRSPRVRPDWRSLILKVDMKTRPWHFLGRDRLIKLLHPSPGVIIGVWRGQSIVAFIMVCLHLHKLVEKSLLGSPACPYYEPEDRPPPSCDSDPAFGLHGFTLHFVLHNTGTEIMSGHFRQLSCGTVQSQRELVEVKVINKDNLSQHRSLSGNVKLPWKSEALEGAVENCCVMTLTLLDELLKPFWCVSSPVCVKMAKRPLDLDYGGEHFLMEHREPGGKVRMTLVWLKEQKQFFLVSLTVYISVSRVNRHLRRGDGCTMRL
- the LOC118287355 gene encoding F-box only protein 15-like isoform X2, with the protein product MMAAGRGDFFRSLRTGLERRPAQPAPCRRPAARGRGSPGPDERPAGGRGRRRPPTSEASLTCGSRDPSCLEARRECHSVKPPPKENFVERLPPEILIKILSHLDASSLFSIGHVSKLFHRLASDDAMWRRIFMSEFGRHMWRPKSAAGAAAEAGDLSPGHWKMIYLRTVTGHDVNMWRRELRDISPYTGLPSQTEWVLRNLNVSWELTLRDSWGQESRLQHSRAFFFESSVIISWSRGSFASCHHISSIQLHGVRREAPRSPRVRPDWRSLILKVDMKTRPWHFLGRDRLIKLLHPSPGVIIGVWRGQSIVAFIMVCLHLHKLVEKSLLGSPACPYYEPEDRPPPSCDSDPAFGLHGFTLHFVLHNTGTEIMSGHFRQLSCGTVQSQRELVEVKVINKDNLSQHRSLSGNVKLPWKSEALEGAVELARLRQDGEAAAGPGLRRRALSDGAPRARR